A window of the Gemmatimonadota bacterium genome harbors these coding sequences:
- a CDS encoding cupin domain-containing protein, with protein MSVTTRTDIKGISRFLFTEGTDADRLHLHVSEVDPGQRAHPPHRHDGWEIFYVIKGNGEVLYGDQTHSVNTGEAMHLECSILHGIKNIGDDPLQYAVIIRR; from the coding sequence ATGTCTGTCACAACCCGCACGGATATCAAGGGCATTTCTCGTTTTCTATTTACCGAAGGCACAGATGCCGACCGTCTGCACTTACATGTTTCAGAAGTTGATCCAGGTCAGCGCGCTCACCCGCCACATCGGCACGATGGGTGGGAAATTTTCTACGTTATTAAAGGCAATGGTGAAGTTCTGTATGGCGACCAAACACATTCGGTCAATACGGGTGAAGCCATGCATCTCGAATGCAGTATTTTGCACGGGATAAAAAATATCGGCGATGACCCGCTTCAATACGCTGTGATTATTAGAAGATGA